Proteins found in one Takifugu rubripes chromosome 17, fTakRub1.2, whole genome shotgun sequence genomic segment:
- the lgals2b gene encoding lectin, galactoside-binding, soluble, 2b encodes MNVRDMSFKEGKELKVRVKPSDCCSNFSINIGHDPDNLALHFNPRFDFGHDVNTIVMNSLSGGSWADEQHEGNFPFTRGEEAKCYINFNMEQFYIKLPDGCMINFPNRLGDVKYDYFDIRGEAKVIGIKIK; translated from the exons ATG AACGTCAGGGACATGTCATTCAAGGAGGGGAAGGAGCTGAAGGTCCGGGTGAAGCCCAGCGATTGCTGCTCCAA CTTCTCCATCAACATCGGCCATGACCCCGACAACCTGGCCCTGCACTTCAACCCCCGCTTTGACTTCGGCCACGACGTCAACACCATCGTCATGAACTCGCTGTCAGGGGGGTCCTGGGCTGACGAGCAACACGAGGGAAATTTCCCCTTTACGCGTGGGGAGGAGGCTAAG TGCTACATCAACTTCAACATGGAACAGTTTTACATCAAGCTTCCTGACGGCTGCATGATCAACTTCCCCAACCGCCTGGGCGACGTCAAGTACGACTACTTTGACATCCGCGGCGAGGCCAAGGTGATCGGCATCAAGATCAAATGA
- the uts2r4 gene encoding urotensin-2 receptor, with protein MNCTANASNSRGLAVSPGMGDGGAQEGSGTGGLWVTSLLGAMLTTMCAMGVAGNSYTLVITRSAALRRTGSMYVYIVNLALADLLYLSTIPFVVCTYFAHDWLFGEAGCRILLSLDLLTMHASVFILVAMSLERYRAVARPFSAHKSSTRTRRLAAGIIWGTAFALTLPMMVMIQLRVGKPTAAGLVKRICFPTWTPEAFKIYITVLFLTSVLVPGLVIVALYVSLARRYWAVQASLGGSSRAARRRGLKQKVVSMIFSIVVAYWACFLPFWGWQLAKLFSPETLRALSPATHNYVNFFVTCLTYGNSCINPFLYTLLTRNYKDYLAQKGQFVGSSRADPGSATLTPQQEP; from the coding sequence ATGAACTGCACTGCTAATGCCAGCAACAGCCGGGGCCTTGCCGTGAGCCCAGGAATGGGGGACGGAGGGGCCCAGGAGGGCAGCGGCACCGGAGGCCTGTGGGTGACGTCCCTGCTGGGTGCCATGTTAACAACCATGTGCGCCATGGGCGTGGCAGGTAACTCCTACACGCTCGTGATCACCCGCTCGGCTGCTTTGCGCCGGACCGGCTCCATGTACGTTTACATTGTCAACCTGGCTCTGGCCGACCTGCTCTACCTGTCCACCATCCCCTTCGTGGTGTGCACGTACTTTGCCCACGACTGGTTGTTTGGCGAGGCAGGCTGCCGCATCCTCCTGAGTCTGGacctcctcaccatgcacgccAGCGTCTTCATTTTGGTCGCCATGAGCCTGGAACGCTACCGCGCCGTGGCCAGACCCTTTAGTGCACACAAGTCCTCGACCCGGACACGGAGGCTTGCGGCAGGGATCATATGGGGGACAGCTTTCGCGCTAACGCTGCCCATGATGGTGATGATACAGCTGAGGGTGGGCAAACCAACAGCGGCTGGTTTGGTTAAGAGGATCTGCTTCCCCACGTGGACCCCCGAGGCCTTTAAAATCTATATCACTGTTCTGTTTCTGACAAGCGTTTTGGTTCCCGGCTTGGTCATCGTTGCCCTGTACGTCTCCCTAGCCAGGCGCTACTGGGCAGTTCAGGCTAGCTTAGGAGGGAGCAGCCGGGCTGCCCGAAGGAGAGGACTCAAACAGAAAGTCGTATCAATGATCTTCAGCATCGTGGTGGCCTACTGGGCTTGTTTTCTTCCATTCTGGGGATGGCAGCTCGCTAAGCTCTTCTCACCGGAGACCCTCAGGGCTTTGTCTCCCGCTACTCATAATTACGTCAACTTCTTCGTCACGTGTCTGACCTACGGGAACAGCTGCATCAACCCATTTCTTTACACTCTTCTAACCCGGAATTACAAAGATTACCTGGCCCAGAAAGGCCAGTTCGTGGGGTCGAGCAGGGCCGACCCCGGATCAGCTACACTGACGCCGCAGCAGGAGCCGTAG
- the LOC101074733 gene encoding arf-GAP with dual PH domain-containing protein 1, giving the protein MSLNASAARTLREIQQIPGNEVCADCGALDPGWGSCSLGVFICLDCSGIHRNIPAISKVKSLNLSHWEDHELQLMAENGNQMAKSKYEAAVPVYYYKPTHKDCRLLREQWIRAKYERKEFTEPAKSFTYDEETRDGMLMKRGRDNGQFLSRRFVLSEREGTLKYFTKYDAKEPKAIIKIDGMNATFQPEKIGNPNGLQITYLKDYSTRSIFVYHDSGKEIVDWFNSIRAVQLRYLQVAFPGATDTELIPKLTRNFLKEGYMEKTGPRQTEGFKKRWFTLDHRRLMYYKDPLDAFAKGEVFLGNKDHGYSVSAGLPAGTYRNGAWQHGITIKTPDRCYLFTCELESDQQDWLKHFSDVMSAQMSPQEYTMEALFKHRA; this is encoded by the exons ATGTCGCTGAATGCGAGCGCAGCTCGAACACTAAGGGAGATCCAGCAGATTCCTGGAAATGAAGTCTGCGCAGACTGCGGAGCCCTCG ATCCTGGTTGGGGGTCCTGCTCCCTGGGGGTCTTCATCTGTCTGGACTGCTCTGGGATCCACCGCAACATTCCTGCCATCAGTAAGGTGAAGTCGCTGAACCTTTCACACTGGGAGGACCATGAACTTCAG TTGATGGCTGAGAATGGTAATCAGATGGCCAAGAGCAAATATGAGGCCGCTGTTCCAGTCTACTACTATAAACCAACCCACAAAGACTGCCG gctGTTGAGGGAGCAGTGGATCAGGGCAAAGTATGAGAGGAAGGAGTTCACAGAGCCCGCCAAGAGCTTTACGTACGATGAAG AAACTAGAGACGGCATGTTGATGAAGAGGGGACGGGACAACGGCCAGTTCCTCAGCAGGCGATTTGTCCTCTCGGAGCGGGAGGGAACCCTCAAGTATTTCACCAAGTATGAC GCGAAGGAGCCCAAAGCGATAATCAAGATCGACGGCATGAACGCAACCTTCCAGCCCGAGAAGATCGGAAACCCCAACGGCCTGCAGATCACCTACCTCAAAGACTACAGCACCCGCAGCATCTTTGTGTACCACGACAGCGGCAAG GAGATCGTAGACTGGTTCAACTCGATCCGCGCGGTTCAGCTTCGCTACCTGCAGGTGGCCTTTCCTGGAGCGACAGACACTGAG CTGATACCCAAACTGACCCGGAACTTTCTGAAGGAAGGATACATGGAAAAGACAGGTCCCAGG CAAACTGAAGGCTTCAAGAAGCGCTGGTTCACGCTGGACCACAGACGACTGATGTACTACAAAGATCCGCTG gACGCCTTTGCGAAGGGTGAGGTGTTCTTGGGGAACAAAGATCACGGCTACAGCGTCTCCGCCGGCCTGCCCGCCGGCACCTATCGTAACGGTGCCTGGCAACACGGCATAACCATAAAAACACCTGACCGCTGCTACCTGTTTACCTGTGAGTTGGAGAGTGACCAGCAGGACTGGCTGAAGCACTTCAGCGACGTCATGAGCGCCCAGATGTCCCCTCAGGAGTACACCA TGGAAGCCTTGTTCAAGCACCGGGCCTGA